From Bacteroidota bacterium, a single genomic window includes:
- the trxA gene encoding thioredoxin: protein METIDHVVHLSTQEFKDKVFNYEVNKEWKYQGTLPAIIDFYADWCGPCRSIAPIMEELARDYAGKIIVYKVNTENEQELASTFGISSIPTLVFIPMEGQPQSAVGALPKQTLNQAIKDVLLKNN, encoded by the coding sequence ATGGAAACAATTGATCATGTAGTACACCTCTCTACCCAGGAATTTAAAGACAAAGTCTTTAATTATGAGGTCAATAAAGAATGGAAATATCAGGGCACATTGCCTGCCATAATTGATTTTTATGCCGACTGGTGCGGACCTTGCCGCTCCATAGCACCCATCATGGAAGAATTAGCTCGTGATTATGCCGGAAAAATTATCGTTTACAAAGTCAATACGGAAAATGAACAGGAACTGGCTTCAACTTTTGGAATATCCAGCATCCCGACCCTGGTTTTCATCCCTATGGAAGGACAACCGCAATCGGCTGTGGGCGCCTTGCCTAAACAAACTTTAAATCAGGCTATTAAAGATGTATTATTAAAAAATAATTAG